Proteins co-encoded in one Brassica oleracea var. oleracea cultivar TO1000 chromosome C4, BOL, whole genome shotgun sequence genomic window:
- the LOC106337988 gene encoding uncharacterized protein LOC106337988 — MAGYANDRLIDQEECTDSGSTTLYNSDKLMFFKDLSKLFKYFKGFSASNTILIDDEPYKALLNTDNTGVFPMSYDPTDKNDDFLDPEGEFCSYLDDLASSSDVQDYIKEHSFGQPMIDSSHPDWSFYSKVIKDYYLAYVC, encoded by the exons ATGGCGGGTTATGCAAATGATAGGTTGATT GACCAAGAAGAGTGTACTGACAGTGGAAGTACGACATTATATAACAGTGATAAACTTATGTTTTTCAAGGATCTCTCTAAATTGTTTAAGTACTTCAAAGGCTTCTCTGCTTCAAACACTATCTTAATTGATGATGAACCATACAAAGCTCTTCTTAATACT GACAATACAGGTGTGTTCCCAATGAGTTACGATCCTACAGACAAGAACGATGACTTTCTTG ATCCAGAAGGAGAGTTCTGTTCTTACTTGGATGATCTCGCAAGTTCGTCAGATGTTCAAGATTATATTAAAGAGCATTCTTTTGGTCAGCCAATGATTGATTCTTCTCATCCGGACTGGTCTTTCTACAGCAAAGTCATAAAGGATTATTACCTTGCATATGTTTGTTAG
- the LOC106339780 gene encoding uncharacterized protein LOC106339780 has product MADEENKNSIVVAPEDESTCDKEEAEQETELSSILDKLSLDPKKEKQKKKLLVLSLSGLLLHRVHRRTNRKTPKNRSPDASCGPNLVYKRPFAEEFMKFILERFEVGIWSSACEKNVDIVLNIVLENLQDNLLFVWDQEECTDSGSTTLHNSDKPMFFKDLSKVFKYFKGFSASNTIFIDDEPYKALLNPDNTGVFPVSYDPTDKNDDFLDPEGEFCSYLDDLASSSDVQDYIKEHSFGQPMIDSSHPDWSFYSKVIKDYYLAYVC; this is encoded by the exons ATGGCTGATGAAGAGAACAAGAACAGCATCGTTGTTGCACCCGAAGATGAGTCCACATGTGACAAAGAAGAAGCAGAACAGGAGACAGAACTGAGTTCTATTCTGGATAAACTTAGTTTAGATCCTAAGAAAGAGAAGCAGAAGAAGAAACTCTTGGTCTTAAGTCTGAGTGGTCTACTTCTTCATAGAGTTCATCGGAGAACTAACCGCAAAACTCCCAAGAACAGATCTCCTGATGCTTCTTGTGGCCCAAACCTAG TCTATAAGAGGCCATTTGCTGAAGAGTTCATGAAGTTTATTCTCGAGAGATTTGAAGTTGGAATTTGGTCCTCTGCTTGCGA GAAAAATGTTGATATAGTTCTAAACATTGTTCTTGAAAATCTTCAAGATAATCTTCTTTTTGTGTGG GACCAAGAAGAGTGTACTGACAGTGGAAGTACGACATTGCATAACAGTGATAAACCTATGTTTTTCAAGGATCTCTCTAAAGTGTTTAAGTACTTCAAAGGCTTCTCTGCTTCAAACACTATCTTCATCGATGATGAACCATACAAAGCTCTTCTTAATCCT GACAATACAGGTGTGTTCCCAGTGAGTTATGATCCTACAGACAAGAACGATGACTTTCTTG ATCCAGAAGGAGAGTTCTGTTCTTACTTGGATGATCTCGCAAGTTCGTCAGATGTTCAAGATTATATTAAAGAGCATTCTTTTGGTCAGCCAATGATTGATTCTTCTCATCCGGACTGGTCTTTCTACAGCAAAGTCATAAAGGATTATTACCTTGCATATGTCTGTTAG
- the LOC106336600 gene encoding bifunctional enolase 2/transcriptional activator-like, whose amino-acid sequence MATITVVKARQIFDSRGNPTVEVDVHTSTGVKVTAAVPSGASTGIYEALELRDGGSDYLGKGVSKAVGNVNNIIGPALIGKDPTLQTAIDNFMVHELDGTQNEWGWCKQKLGANAILAVSLAVCKAGAVVSGIPLYKHIANLAGNPKIVLPVPAFNVINGGSHAGNKLAMQEFMILPVGASSFKEAMKMGVEVYHNLKSVIKKKYGQDATNVGDEGGFAPNIQENKEGLELLKTAIEKAGYTGKVVIGMDVAASEFYSSDKTYDLNFKEENNNGSQKISGDALKDLYKSFVSEYPIVSIEDPFDQDDWEHYAKMTAECGDNVQIVGDDLLVTNPKRVAKAIAEKSCNALLLKVNQIGSVTESIEAVKMSKRAGWGVMASHRSGETEDTFIADLSVGLSTGQIKTGAPCRSERLAKYNQLLRIEEELGSEAVYAGANFRKPVEPY is encoded by the exons ATGGCCACTATCACCGTCGTTAAGGCTAGGCAGATCTTCGACAGCCGTGGCAACCCCACCGTCGAG GTTGATGTACACACATCCACTGGTGTCAAGGTAACAGCAGCGGTTCCTAGTGGAGCTTCCACTGGTATCTACGAGGCTCTCGAGCTCAGGGATGGTGGCTCTGACTACCTTGGAAAGGGTGTTTCTAAG GCTGTTGGCAATGTGAACAACATCATCGGCCCAGCATTGATTGGAAAG GACCCGACTCTGCAGACTGCTATTGACAACTTCATGGTCCATGAACTTGATGGAACCCAGAACGAGTGGGGTTGGTGCAAGCAAAAG CTTGGGGCTAATGCTATCCTTGCTGTGTCTCTTGCGGTCTGCAAGGCTGGGGCCGTTGTCAGTGGCATTCCTCTCTACAAG CACATTGCCAATCTTGCTGGTAACCCTAAGATTGTTCTACCTGTTCCTGCCTTCAACGTCATCAATGGTGGATCACATGCCGGAAACAAGCTCGCTATGCAG GAGTTTATGATTCTCCCTGTTGGAGCTTCTTCATTCAAAGAAGCCATGAAAATGGGTGTTGAAGTTTACCACAACTTGAAG TCTGTGATCAAGAAGAAGTATGGTCAGGATGCCACAAACGTTGGTGATGAAGGTGGCTTTGCACCAAACATCCAGGAAAACAAGGAAGGTCTTGAATTACTTAAGACTGCCATTGAAAAGGCTGGCTACACTGGCAAGGTTGTCATTGGAATGGATGTTGCCGCTTCAGAGTTCTACTCATCAGACAAGACCTACGACTTGAACTTCAAAGAAGAG AACAACAATGGCTCTCAGAAGATTTCTGGAGATGCACTCAAGGACCTCTACAAGTCCTTTGTCTCTGAGTACCCAATTGTGTCTATTGAGGATCCCTTCGACCAAGATGACTGGGAGCACTACGCTAAGATGACCGCTGAGTGTGGAGACAATGTTCAGATTGTCGGTGATGATTTGTTGGTCACCAACCCCAAG AGGGTTGCTAAGGCAATTGCAGAAAAGTCTTGCAATGCTCTTCTCTTGAAG GTTAACCAAATCGGGTCAGTGACCGAGAGTATTGAGGCAGTGAAGATGTCTAAGAGAGCAGGATGGGGAGTGATGGCCAGCCACAGAAGTGGTGAAACAGAGGACACCTTCATTGCTGACCTATCTGTTGGCTTGTCCACT GGACAAATCAAGACGGGAGCTCCTTGCAGATCCGAGCGTCTTGCCAAGTACAACCAG CTTTTGCGTATTGAGGAGGAGTTGGGATCAGAAGCTGTATACGCTGGAGCTAACTTCCGCAAACCTGTGGAGCCCTACTAG
- the LOC106340522 gene encoding polycomb group protein FERTILIZATION-INDEPENDENT SEED 2-like, which translates to MAGVKPLTEEDKEVISLYGKPITLYGILQAFTQDKPRFLPRCLSYKIQARKNKMANLSGITIFNYMNCNNIILRSQVVKRTSCPFCRMKCGSLKGVKHHLTSSHALFDFNFRLSENGHPMFDVSVKPDAFKNGVVNYDLEEHDRVNIYFYRSRSCMRGQRAGPKGRKCCKIFEMYSEDVPRDKANEIPHVNGDNITSSLARTRLSGQTSEIQTITQPEIGQSSRAKGPRAIGRKRLNPRRLEAERTDLLRSRQFYHSKTLQPMTLEEVLSDADSDNENDKEFKDFQERMKIDRLVDASDDEKRFMGLWNTFMGEQSVYVDKHVPWACEQFVKHHAKELITPKLSWQWRMFAIDTLCIKYGLISPKTMDKCSIILQKAQLEEEFPEEAAAAAEVEALEEAEAAVAAAAEAAAKAEKAAKAAAVAAAAKASAAKGTRKSARIQKKKMQEAERRTLAMVCVRDLHF; encoded by the exons ATGGCTGGCGTTAAGCCCTTAACGGAGGAGGATAAGGAAGTTATCTCATTATATGGCAAACCAATTACCTTGTACGGCATTCTTCAAGCTTTTACACAAGACAAG CCACGTTTCCTTCCAAGGTGTTTGAGTTACAAAATACAGGCGAGGAAAAATAAGAT GGCAAATCTAAGTGGAATCACAATTTTCAACTACATGAATTGTAACAACATAATACTGAGATCCCAAG TTGTGAAAAGGACTTCTTGCCCATTTTGCCGAATGAAATGTGGAAGCCTCAAG GGCGTGAAACATCATTTGACGTCATCGCATGCCTTATTTGACTTTAACTTTCGG CTGTCGGAGAATGGTCATCCGATGTTTGATGTCTCCGTGAAACCTGATGCATTCAAAAATGGG GTAGTAAATTATGATTTAGAGGAGCACGATCGTGTTAATATCTACTTTTATCG CTCGAGATCCTGTATGCGAGGCCAAAGAGCTGGTCCTAAGGGACGTAAATGTTGTAAGATTTTTGAGATGTATTCAGAAGATGTCCCTCGTGACAAAGCAAATGAAATTCCTCATGTGAACGGTGATAATATCACATCCTCCCTAGCAAGAACTCGCTTGTCGGGACAGACTAGCGAAATTCAGACAATAACTCAACCAGAGATAGGTCAGTCTTCTAGAGCTAAGGGGCCTCGTGCTATTGGGAGAAAAAGGTTAAATCCACGGCGGCTCGAGGCTGAAAG AACCGATCTTCTTAGGAGTCGGCAGTTCTATCACTCTAAAACATTGCAG CCAATGACCCTGGAAGAAGTACTGTCTGATGCGGACAGCGATAATGAAAATGATAAAGAATTTAAAGATTTTCAAGAACGCATG AAGATTGATCGGTTGGTGGATGCGAGCGATGATGAGAAGAGATTTATGGGGCTTTGGAACACATTCATGGGTGAGCAAAG TGTGTACGTTGATAAACATGTTCCTTGGGCATGTGAACAGTTCGTAAAACATCATGCGAAAGAGCTGATCACTCCTAAACTTTCCTG GCAATGGAGAATGTTCGCAATTGATACGCTGTGTATAAAATACGGTCTGATATCCCCCAAGACCATGGACAAATGCAGTATCATCCTGCAGAAGGCACAGCTAGAAGAAGAATTCCCAGAAGAAGCGGCGGCAGCAGCAGAAGTGGAGGCATTGGAAGAAGCGGAGGCAGCCGTGGCGGCAGCAGCAGAAGCAGCGGCAAAAGCGGAAAAAGCGGCAAAAGCGGCAGCAGTTGCAGCGGCAGCAAAAGCATCCGCCGCTAAAGGCACAAGGAAAAGCGCCAGAATACAAAAGAAGAAGATGCAAGAAGCCGAGAGAAGAACATTAGCCATGGTGTGTGTCAGAGATCTTCATTTCTGA
- the LOC106337989 gene encoding putative dual specificity protein phosphatase DSP8: MIQSHIQVQESIDKVYFSSLLSLSLIISLQEAYAYVKSIRPGVKLATAQWKAVLEYYHLMVLKTQSSLTDATSALIPRNVKQVCSGNVVVFEDGPMVVVTHSDVEGYDDDSKSKRSMNVAGNELWVKGVGQAALARISCLWLGLRENHKLSMSGIRVDISLY; the protein is encoded by the exons ATGATACAATCTCACATTCAAGTTCAAGAATCTATTGATAAGGTTTACTTCAGCTCTCTTCTGTCTCTGTCTCTGATTATATCTTTGCAAGAAGCATATGCCTACGTGAAGTCAATCAGGCCTGGAGTAAAATTAGCTACTGCCCAATGGAAG GCCGTTCTTGAGTACTACCATTTAATGGTGCTAAAGACTCAGAGTTCCTTAACTGATGCAACTTCAGCTTTGATCCCAAGAAATGTAAAGCAGGTTTGTTCTGGGAATGTGGTTGTGTTTGAAGATGGGCCGATGGTGGTAGTGACCCACTCGGATGTAGAGGGCTATGATGATGACTCAAAGTCAAAGAGGTCAATGAATGTTGCTGGTAACGAGTTATGGGTGAAAGGGGTGGGGCAGGCTGCATTGGCGAGGATCTCGTGCTTGTGGCTTGGCTTGCGTGAGAACCACAAACTTTCCATGAGTGGTATAAGAGTCGACATTTCTCTCTACTAA
- the LOC106340511 gene encoding CBS domain-containing protein CBSCBSPB2: protein MTSSGRRSIRRGSSASKKPVLHTQESGNSSFNETTSPKPGSPLPEPVSDIERTVKKLRLSKALTIPEGTTVFDACRRMASRRVDAVLLTDTSALLSGIVTDKDIATRVIAEGLRPEHTLVSKVMTRNPIFVTSDSLAIQALEKMVQGKFRHLPVVENGEVIAILDITKCLYDAISRMEKAADQGSALAAAYPFIETLRDHMFKPALSTIITEHSKVALASPSDPVFVASKKMRDLKVNSVIISVGNKILGILTSKDILMRVVAQNLSPELTLVEKVMTPSPECASMETTIVDALHIMHDGKFLHLPVLDKDGYAAACVDVLQITHAAISTVENSSGAVNDMMQKFWDSALTLEQHPPEDYETHSDVSATLLNSEGGGGGKLQSQGSSVMSLFAFKFEGRKGRVHRFNATGESFEEVVSGVMEGCDEVVDSVGVQIMYEDDEGDRVLISGDSDVVAAVGFARSLGRNVLRLHLDFGEMVCVEMVKDLSEGSCGGVGRGLVCWRSGVVAGVIVLTSIVFFVFLKRSKK, encoded by the coding sequence ATGACTTCATCTGGGAGGAGAAGCATAAGACGAGGCTCATCAGCCTCCAAGAAACCGGTTCTCCACACCCAAGAAAGCGGAAACAGTAGCTTTAACGAAACCACCTCCCCTAAACCCGGTTCACCTCTCCCTGAACCGGTCTCCGATATCGAAAGAACCGTCAAGAAGCTACGCCTATCCAAAGCCCTCACCATCCCCGAGGGAACAACCGTCTTCGACGCATGTCGAAGAATGGCCTCTCGCCGCGTCGACGCTGTCCTTCTCACCGACACAAGCGCTCTCCTCTCGGGCATCGTCACCGACAAGGACATAGCAACAAGAGTGATCGCAGAAGGGCTAAGACCAGAACACACTCTAGTCTCCAAAGTCATGACGAGAAACCCTATATTCGTCACGTCAGACTCCCTCGCCATACAAGCCCTCGAGAAGATGGTCCAAGGAAAGTTCAGACACTTACCAGTAGTAGAAAACGGCGAAGTCATCGCTATTCTAGACATAACAAAATGTCTGTACGACGCCATCTCTCGCATGGAGAAAGCAGCAGATCAAGGAAGCGCCTTAGCTGCTGCTTATCCATTCATCGAAACGTTGAGAGACCATATGTTCAAACCAGCCTTATCCACAATCATCACAGAACACTCGAAAGTAGCACTCGCCTCTCCCTCGGATCCCGTCTTCGTAGCTTCGAAAAAAATGCGTGACCTAAAAGTTAACTCAGTGATCATTTCCGTGGGGAACAAGATACTCGGCATACTAACGTCAAAAGACATTTTAATGAGAGTCGTGGCGCAGAATCTCTCCCCCGAGCTAACGCTCGTTGAGAAAGTAATGACGCCAAGCCCCGAATGTGCGTCTATGGAGACAACGATCGTCGACGCGTTACACATCATGCACGACGGTAAGTTTCTGCACCTTCCGGTTCTAGACAAAGACGGATACGCGGCGGCATGCGTCGACGTGCTGCAGATAACACACGCGGCTATCTCCACCGTTGAGAACAGCTCCGGAGCGGTTAACGATATGATGCAAAAGTTTTGGGACTCGGCTCTCACGTTGGAGCAGCATCCACCTGAGGATTACGAGACGCATAGCGATGTGTCGGCGACGTTGTTGAACTCGGAGGGAGGAGGAGGAGGGAAGTTACAGTCTCAAGGGAGTAGTGTGATGAGTTTGTTTGCGTTTAAGTTTGAAGGCCGTAAAGGGAGAGTGCATAGGTTTAACGCGACGGGGGAGAGTTTTGAGGAGGTGGTGAGTGGTGTGATGGAAGGGTGTGATGAGGTTGTGGATTCAGTGGGCGTTCAGATAATGTACGAAGATGATGAAGGCGATAGGGTTTTGATAAGTGGGGATAGTGATGTTGTTGCTGCTGTTGGTTTTGCTAGGTCTTTGGGGAGAAATGTTTTGAGGTTGCATTTGGATTTTGGTGAGATGGTGTGTGTTGAGATGGTTAAAGATTTGTCTGAGGGGAGTTGTGGTGGTGTAGGTAGGGGTTTGGTTTGTTGGAGGAGTGGTGTTGTGGCTGGGGTTATTGTCTTGACGAGTATAGTTTTTTTTGTTTTCTTGAAACGTTCCAAGAAGTGA
- the LOC106342936 gene encoding uncharacterized protein LOC106342936 isoform X1 has product MGLSLKRGTGGFLLYLLVGFSVAVFSVSYVGDTNPNPHLSSSSSSPLSATEKVWPDLKFSWRLVVATLIGFLGSACGTVGGVGGGGIFVPMLTLILGFDTKSAAAISKCMIMGASASSVWYNVRVRHPTKEVPILDYDLALIFQPMLLLGITVGVSLSVVFPYWLITVLIIILFVGTSSRSFFKGIEMWKEETLLKNEIAKQHQGSTVNSRGELLIDTEYEPLYPREEKSELEIIRSNLKWKRLLLLVTVWSAFLLIQVIKNEIKVCSTIYWVLFILQFPVALGVYGFEAVRLYRENKKRLRSGNTESICEATIEWTPLSLIFCALCGLVGGVVGGLLGSGGGFVLGPLLLEIGVIPQVASATATFVMMFSSSLSVVEFYLLKRFPIPYAMYLMSVSILAGFWGQFFIRKLVAILRRASIIVFVLSGVICASALTMGVIGIENSIRMIHNHEFMGFLGFCSSQ; this is encoded by the exons ATGGGATTGTCGTTGAAAAGAGGCACCGGAGGCTTCCTCCTCTACCTTCTCGTGGGGTTTTCCGTCGCCGTATTCTCGGTTTCTTACGTCGGAGATACAAACCCTAATCCTCATCTCTCTTCCTCCTCCTCCTCTCCGCTCTCTGCCACCGAGAAAGTCTGGCCG GATTTGAAGTTTAGCTGGAGGCTTGTGGTGGCTACTCTCATAGGGTTTCTAGGATCTGCGTGTGGGACCGTTGGTGGCGTTGGAGGCGGTGGAATATTCGTTCCTATGCTCACTCTCATTCTAGGGTTCGATACAAAATCCGCAGCTGCGATCTCTAAAT GTATGATAATGGGAGCATCAGCGTCATCGGTTTGGTACAATGTGAGAGTACGTCATCCGACAAAAGAAGTACCGATCCTGGACTATGATCTTGCTCTAATATTTCAACCGATGCTTCTTCTGGGAATCACTGTTGGTGTTTCTCTGAGTGTTGTATTCCCTTACTGGCTCATCACCGTCCTCATCATCATTCTCTTCGTTGGTACTTCTTCGAGATCTTTTTTCAAAGGGATTGAGATGTGGAAGGAGGAGACTTTGTTGAAG AATGAAATAGCCAAACAGCACCAAGGCTCCACGGTTAACTCCAGGGGAGAAC TTTTAATAGACACAGAGTATGAGCCGCTTTATCCAAGAGAAGAGAAGTCAGAACTG GAAATAATAAGGTCTAACCTCAAGTGGAAACGGCTTCTGCTTTTAGTCACTGTGTGGTCAGCTTTCTTGCTCATCCAAGTTATCAAG AATGAAATCAAGGTTTGCAGCACAATATATTGGGTGCTTTTCATCTTACAG TTCCCAGTGGCTTTGGGGGTGTATGGATTTGAAGCAGTGAGATTGTATAGAGAGAACAAGAAGAGGCTAAGAAGTGGAAACACTGAATCAATCTGTGAGGCTACAATAGAGTGGACTCCTTTGAGTCTTATCTTCTGTGCTCTCTGTGGACTCGTTGGAGGCGTTGTAGGTGGTCTTCTTGGATCAGGTGGTGGATTTGTTCTCGGTCCGTTGCTTCTTGAGATTGGAGTCATCCCACAG GTTGCTAGCGCGACAGCTACATTTGTGATGATGTTTTCGTCGTCCTTATCCGTAGTTGAGTTCTATCTCCTCAAGAGATTCCCAATCCCATACG CAATGTACTTGATGTCGGTATCGATCCTTGCCGGTTTCTGGGGACAGTTCTTTATAAGAAAGCTTGTAGCCATCCTCAGAAGAGCTTCCATCATCGTCTTTGTCCTCTCAGGAGTCATATGTGCCAGTGCTCTCACAATGGGAGTGATTGGGATAGAGAATAGCATTAGGATGATACATAACCATGAGTTCATGGGATTCTTAGGATTCTGCAGCAGTCAGTGA
- the LOC106342936 gene encoding uncharacterized protein LOC106342936 isoform X2 produces the protein MLTLILGFDTKSAAAISKCMIMGASASSVWYNVRVRHPTKEVPILDYDLALIFQPMLLLGITVGVSLSVVFPYWLITVLIIILFVGTSSRSFFKGIEMWKEETLLKNEIAKQHQGSTVNSRGELLIDTEYEPLYPREEKSELEIIRSNLKWKRLLLLVTVWSAFLLIQVIKNEIKVCSTIYWVLFILQFPVALGVYGFEAVRLYRENKKRLRSGNTESICEATIEWTPLSLIFCALCGLVGGVVGGLLGSGGGFVLGPLLLEIGVIPQVASATATFVMMFSSSLSVVEFYLLKRFPIPYAMYLMSVSILAGFWGQFFIRKLVAILRRASIIVFVLSGVICASALTMGVIGIENSIRMIHNHEFMGFLGFCSSQ, from the exons ATGCTCACTCTCATTCTAGGGTTCGATACAAAATCCGCAGCTGCGATCTCTAAAT GTATGATAATGGGAGCATCAGCGTCATCGGTTTGGTACAATGTGAGAGTACGTCATCCGACAAAAGAAGTACCGATCCTGGACTATGATCTTGCTCTAATATTTCAACCGATGCTTCTTCTGGGAATCACTGTTGGTGTTTCTCTGAGTGTTGTATTCCCTTACTGGCTCATCACCGTCCTCATCATCATTCTCTTCGTTGGTACTTCTTCGAGATCTTTTTTCAAAGGGATTGAGATGTGGAAGGAGGAGACTTTGTTGAAG AATGAAATAGCCAAACAGCACCAAGGCTCCACGGTTAACTCCAGGGGAGAAC TTTTAATAGACACAGAGTATGAGCCGCTTTATCCAAGAGAAGAGAAGTCAGAACTG GAAATAATAAGGTCTAACCTCAAGTGGAAACGGCTTCTGCTTTTAGTCACTGTGTGGTCAGCTTTCTTGCTCATCCAAGTTATCAAG AATGAAATCAAGGTTTGCAGCACAATATATTGGGTGCTTTTCATCTTACAG TTCCCAGTGGCTTTGGGGGTGTATGGATTTGAAGCAGTGAGATTGTATAGAGAGAACAAGAAGAGGCTAAGAAGTGGAAACACTGAATCAATCTGTGAGGCTACAATAGAGTGGACTCCTTTGAGTCTTATCTTCTGTGCTCTCTGTGGACTCGTTGGAGGCGTTGTAGGTGGTCTTCTTGGATCAGGTGGTGGATTTGTTCTCGGTCCGTTGCTTCTTGAGATTGGAGTCATCCCACAG GTTGCTAGCGCGACAGCTACATTTGTGATGATGTTTTCGTCGTCCTTATCCGTAGTTGAGTTCTATCTCCTCAAGAGATTCCCAATCCCATACG CAATGTACTTGATGTCGGTATCGATCCTTGCCGGTTTCTGGGGACAGTTCTTTATAAGAAAGCTTGTAGCCATCCTCAGAAGAGCTTCCATCATCGTCTTTGTCCTCTCAGGAGTCATATGTGCCAGTGCTCTCACAATGGGAGTGATTGGGATAGAGAATAGCATTAGGATGATACATAACCATGAGTTCATGGGATTCTTAGGATTCTGCAGCAGTCAGTGA
- the LOC106339476 gene encoding 60S ribosomal protein L24-1 isoform X1 — MVLKTELCRFSGHKIYPGRGIRFIRSDSQVLFFLPFFCKKRNVSIIFMISSQVFLFINSKCKHYFHNKLKPSKLAWTTMYRKQHKKDAAQEAVKKRRRATKKPYSRSIVGATLEVIQKKRAEKPEVRDAAREAALRDIKERIKKTKDEKKAKKAEFASKQQKIKGSIPKTAAPKAAKLGGGGGRR, encoded by the exons ATGGTTCTCAA GACTGAGCTTTGCCGATTCAGTGGCCACAAGATTTACCCAGGCAGGGGTATCAGATTCATCAGATCTGACTCTCAGGTTCTTTTCTTTCTTCCATTTTTTTGCAAAAAAAGAAATGTAAGCATTATTTTCATGATTTCATCTCAGGTGTTTTTGTTCATCAACTCGAAATGTAAGCATTATTTTCACAATAAGTTGAAGCCTTCCAAGCTTGCATGGACCACTATGTACCGTAAACAGCACAAGAAG GATGCTGCTCAAGAGGCTGTGAAGAAGAGGAGACGTGCAACCAAGAAGCCTTACTCAAGGTCCATCGTTGGTGCTACTTTGGAGGTCATTCAGAAGAAGCGTGCAGAGAAGCCTGAAGTTCGTGATGCAGCCAGAGAAGCCGCCCTTCG TGACATTAAGGAGAGAATCAAGAAGACCAAGGATGAGAAGAAGGCAAAGAAGGCCGAGTTTGCTTCCAAGCAACAAAAAATCAAGGGCAGCATCCCCAAGACTGCCGCACCCAAGGCTGCTAAGTTGGGTGGTGGTGGTGGCAGACGTTGA
- the LOC106339476 gene encoding 60S ribosomal protein L24-1 isoform X2, with product MVLKTELCRFSGHKIYPGRGIRFIRSDSQVFLFINSKCKHYFHNKLKPSKLAWTTMYRKQHKKDAAQEAVKKRRRATKKPYSRSIVGATLEVIQKKRAEKPEVRDAAREAALRDIKERIKKTKDEKKAKKAEFASKQQKIKGSIPKTAAPKAAKLGGGGGRR from the exons ATGGTTCTCAA GACTGAGCTTTGCCGATTCAGTGGCCACAAGATTTACCCAGGCAGGGGTATCAGATTCATCAGATCTGACTCTCAG GTGTTTTTGTTCATCAACTCGAAATGTAAGCATTATTTTCACAATAAGTTGAAGCCTTCCAAGCTTGCATGGACCACTATGTACCGTAAACAGCACAAGAAG GATGCTGCTCAAGAGGCTGTGAAGAAGAGGAGACGTGCAACCAAGAAGCCTTACTCAAGGTCCATCGTTGGTGCTACTTTGGAGGTCATTCAGAAGAAGCGTGCAGAGAAGCCTGAAGTTCGTGATGCAGCCAGAGAAGCCGCCCTTCG TGACATTAAGGAGAGAATCAAGAAGACCAAGGATGAGAAGAAGGCAAAGAAGGCCGAGTTTGCTTCCAAGCAACAAAAAATCAAGGGCAGCATCCCCAAGACTGCCGCACCCAAGGCTGCTAAGTTGGGTGGTGGTGGTGGCAGACGTTGA